Proteins from a genomic interval of Salinivibrio kushneri:
- the flhF gene encoding flagellar biosynthesis protein FlhF codes for MRAALSQVKEELGADAVIMSNKKVTGGVEIVAAVDADTEPMPDKPAPNAQQQSAQAYSQAHRQLADDQVQLRQRQQAGSRQNSHTKRPPRFSAMLDEYREQSQPAEPETEADSLSALLQRQQKQPARRSSPSGADDRPAALGRGYEPRRQLKSNNRSDWQNTTTKPNGGAASPPKPKLDPSRFEGRQSQASHQEIDAMRQEMASIRSLLEHQLSGLMWQEVERREPLRAMLIKRLERMGLSSELADQLACYIPEETPPNEAWQALLDLVADQVITVDENMLETGGVIALLGPTGVGKTTTIAKLAARAAMEFGPEDIALVTTDTFRIGAHEQLATYGRILGCPVKVAKDADELADILYQLRHRRLILLDTAGMGQRDLRLSEQLDTLMQNSGSHIRSLLVLPATSQRRVLQETIEHFRRIPLSGCVLTKLDESLSLGELLCVTIENALPVAYLADGQRVPEDIRQATGQFLVAKASDMLESGADQHSHFWNSDVPESNGADFYD; via the coding sequence ATGAGAGCAGCATTAAGCCAAGTGAAAGAAGAACTTGGCGCTGATGCGGTGATCATGTCTAACAAAAAAGTGACTGGCGGCGTAGAAATTGTCGCGGCGGTTGATGCGGATACAGAGCCAATGCCTGATAAGCCCGCCCCAAACGCGCAGCAACAATCTGCTCAGGCTTATTCTCAGGCGCACCGCCAACTGGCGGATGATCAAGTGCAACTGCGTCAACGGCAACAGGCAGGTAGTCGTCAAAACAGTCATACTAAGCGCCCACCTCGCTTTTCCGCGATGCTGGACGAGTACCGTGAACAATCTCAGCCAGCCGAACCAGAAACAGAAGCTGACTCGCTGAGCGCCTTGCTACAACGTCAACAAAAGCAGCCAGCACGGCGCTCATCGCCATCAGGGGCTGACGATCGGCCTGCCGCGCTAGGGCGCGGTTATGAGCCGCGTCGCCAGCTAAAAAGCAACAACCGCTCGGACTGGCAAAATACCACCACCAAACCCAATGGCGGGGCCGCTTCTCCACCAAAACCGAAGCTTGATCCCTCTCGGTTTGAGGGGCGTCAATCTCAGGCTTCGCATCAAGAAATTGATGCAATGCGTCAAGAAATGGCCTCCATTAGAAGCCTGTTAGAGCATCAATTGTCGGGGCTGATGTGGCAAGAGGTAGAGCGGCGAGAGCCGCTGCGCGCCATGCTCATCAAACGCCTAGAGCGCATGGGACTCTCGTCCGAGCTAGCGGATCAATTGGCCTGTTATATTCCAGAAGAGACACCACCGAATGAGGCGTGGCAAGCGCTCCTTGACCTAGTGGCGGATCAGGTGATCACGGTTGATGAGAATATGCTAGAAACTGGCGGGGTGATTGCACTGCTGGGTCCGACTGGGGTAGGAAAAACCACCACGATTGCCAAGCTGGCGGCGCGAGCCGCGATGGAGTTTGGCCCTGAAGATATTGCCTTGGTGACCACAGACACATTCCGTATCGGTGCCCATGAGCAGTTAGCCACATACGGCCGTATCCTTGGCTGTCCTGTTAAAGTGGCTAAAGATGCTGATGAACTTGCCGACATCCTTTATCAGCTGCGTCATAGACGCTTGATATTGCTAGATACCGCTGGAATGGGGCAGCGTGATCTTCGCTTGTCGGAACAGCTCGATACCCTGATGCAAAACAGTGGCTCCCATATCCGTAGCCTGCTGGTGTTACCAGCGACGTCACAACGCCGCGTTTTACAAGAAACCATTGAACATTTTCGCCGTATCCCGTTATCGGGATGTGTTCTGACCAAACTCGATGAATCGCTCAGCCTCGGTGAACTGTTGTGTGTCACCATCGAAAATGCCCTGCCTGTGGCCTATTTAGCCGACGGGCAACGTGTGCCGGAAGATATCCGCCAAGCCACGGGACAGTTCCTGGTTGCAAAAGCCAGCGACATGTTGGAATCAGGTGCGGATCAGCACAGTCACTTCTGGAACAGTGATGTCCCAGAGTCGAATGGGGCGGACTTTTATGATTGA
- a CDS encoding RNA polymerase sigma factor FliA produces MNRALTYSRTGADRQAVLERYSSLVKRIAHHLMGRLPPSVQVEDLIQAGMVGLLEAQQNYDPSKGASFETYAGIRIRGAMLDDMRRGDWVPRSVHKASRSISDAIASLEKALGRDPTDVEVAEKLDMSLEQYHQALNDVNCGRLIGMDDLGVSEDAFTTESHRNDNTPFQGVAEDSFKAALAAAIKSLPEREALVLSLYYDEELNLKEIGAVIGVSESRVCQIQSQATQRLRAKLSAWHSE; encoded by the coding sequence GTGAATAGAGCGCTCACGTATAGCCGCACAGGGGCAGATCGCCAAGCGGTACTTGAGCGTTATTCGAGTTTGGTCAAGCGCATCGCGCATCACTTGATGGGGCGCTTGCCACCGAGTGTTCAAGTAGAAGATTTGATCCAAGCTGGTATGGTCGGCCTCCTTGAGGCACAGCAAAATTATGACCCTTCTAAAGGGGCGAGTTTTGAAACTTATGCCGGTATTCGAATTCGCGGTGCTATGCTGGATGATATGCGCCGCGGTGACTGGGTGCCACGGTCTGTCCACAAGGCGAGTCGTTCAATCAGTGATGCCATCGCATCACTAGAAAAAGCGTTAGGTCGGGATCCAACCGACGTGGAGGTGGCTGAAAAGCTTGATATGAGCTTAGAGCAGTATCATCAGGCGCTTAACGATGTAAACTGTGGGCGTTTGATCGGGATGGATGATCTGGGCGTCTCTGAAGATGCATTCACAACAGAGAGCCATCGTAACGACAACACTCCCTTTCAGGGTGTTGCGGAAGACAGTTTCAAAGCTGCGTTAGCGGCGGCGATCAAAAGTCTTCCTGAAAGAGAGGCACTAGTGCTATCTCTTTATTATGATGAGGAATTAAACCTCAAAGAGATAGGCGCAGTGATAGGGGTCAGCGAATCCCGGGTCTGTCAGATTCAAAGTCAGGCTACGCAACGTTTGAGAGCTAAGCTATCCGCTTGGCATAGTGAGTAA
- a CDS encoding chemotaxis protein CheA: protein MSFEMDEEILQDFLIEAGEILEQMSEQLVDLERAPDDADLLNSIFRGFHTVKGGAGFLGLNALVDTCHGAENVFDNLRNHGRELTSDVMDTILQALDTVNDQFAAVQNREEPVPADGALLEALHRYAKPASEDEAAAEASAPEPDPEPEPAPEPDPEPEPETPASDAASQDDGAISGDSVDEITQDEFDKLLDQLHGEGKAPTASDTQSSEKPEVVESTEADSGDITDDEFEKLLDDLHGAGKGPAASPSEGEESAPAAPAASDASTSASQSGSDELIDDDEFEKLLDDLHGKGKGPAAEADKAKADADKVDAQAKPEPKPEPAAPAKKASKPEPAKESTPKSAGAGGKAPAAAEKAPEKKPPAAPQQEQTVRVNTSTLDGIMNMVGELVLVRNRLVSLGQSSNDESMAKAVTNLDVVTADLQGAVMKTRMQPIKKVFGRFPRVVRDLSRSLEKEIVLEMQGEETDLDKNLVEALADPMVHLVRNSVDHGIEMPDEREKAGKPRVGTITLKASQEGDHILLTIADDGGGMDAEKLKSIAVERGVLDAEAAARLTNNEAYNLIFAPGFSTKTEVSDISGRGVGMDVVKTGITKLNGSINIDSELGRGTVLEIKVPLTLAILPTLMVGVGENPFAFPLSNVSEIISLDMSKTNTVDGQLTLIVRDKAIPIFFLQDWLCRSATDIDKTKGHVVIVQIAHQRIAFVVDTLFGQEEVVIKPLDELLQGTPGMAGATITSDGHIALILDVPNLLKHYAG, encoded by the coding sequence ATGAGCTTTGAGATGGATGAAGAAATCCTTCAGGACTTTTTGATTGAAGCGGGAGAGATCCTCGAGCAGATGTCTGAGCAGCTGGTCGATTTGGAGCGTGCCCCTGATGACGCAGACTTACTAAACAGTATTTTTCGCGGCTTCCACACCGTAAAAGGTGGCGCGGGCTTTCTTGGCTTAAATGCGTTGGTCGATACGTGCCACGGTGCTGAAAACGTCTTTGATAACTTGCGTAATCACGGACGTGAGTTGACATCGGATGTGATGGATACCATTTTGCAGGCACTGGATACCGTGAATGATCAATTCGCTGCGGTACAAAATCGCGAAGAGCCTGTGCCAGCCGATGGTGCCTTGCTCGAAGCACTTCACCGCTATGCCAAGCCTGCCAGTGAAGATGAAGCGGCGGCAGAAGCGTCAGCCCCTGAACCCGATCCTGAGCCAGAACCGGCCCCTGAACCCGATCCCGAGCCAGAACCTGAGACGCCCGCCAGTGACGCAGCGAGTCAGGATGACGGTGCGATCAGTGGCGACTCCGTGGATGAGATCACCCAAGATGAATTCGACAAACTGCTCGATCAGCTCCATGGTGAGGGAAAAGCCCCCACAGCGTCTGACACCCAATCATCAGAAAAGCCTGAAGTGGTAGAAAGTACCGAGGCTGACAGCGGCGATATTACCGACGATGAGTTCGAAAAGCTGCTAGATGACTTGCACGGTGCAGGTAAAGGGCCTGCTGCCTCGCCAAGTGAGGGAGAGGAATCGGCCCCCGCGGCCCCCGCGGCGTCTGATGCGTCAACGTCGGCATCACAGTCAGGTAGTGATGAGCTGATTGATGATGACGAGTTCGAAAAGCTCTTGGATGATTTGCATGGTAAAGGCAAAGGGCCCGCCGCTGAGGCGGATAAAGCGAAAGCGGATGCCGACAAGGTAGATGCGCAAGCTAAGCCTGAGCCTAAACCTGAACCTGCCGCCCCAGCTAAAAAAGCGAGCAAGCCAGAACCAGCCAAAGAAAGCACACCGAAAAGTGCAGGCGCGGGCGGCAAAGCCCCTGCGGCGGCAGAAAAAGCGCCAGAGAAAAAGCCACCAGCCGCGCCTCAGCAAGAGCAAACCGTGCGAGTCAATACCTCCACGCTTGACGGCATTATGAATATGGTCGGTGAATTGGTATTGGTGCGTAACCGCTTAGTGAGTCTGGGCCAAAGCAGTAACGATGAAAGCATGGCCAAAGCGGTCACCAACCTAGACGTGGTCACCGCCGACTTGCAAGGCGCGGTGATGAAAACGCGTATGCAGCCAATCAAAAAAGTATTTGGCCGCTTTCCCCGAGTGGTGCGTGATTTATCGCGTAGCTTGGAAAAAGAAATTGTCTTGGAAATGCAGGGCGAAGAGACCGACCTAGATAAAAACCTGGTCGAGGCCCTAGCGGATCCTATGGTCCACTTAGTACGTAACTCGGTGGATCACGGTATTGAAATGCCTGATGAACGCGAGAAAGCAGGCAAACCTCGAGTCGGTACTATCACCCTAAAAGCGTCGCAGGAAGGGGACCATATTCTTCTCACCATCGCTGATGATGGCGGAGGCATGGATGCTGAGAAGTTAAAGAGCATCGCGGTTGAGCGCGGTGTACTTGATGCAGAAGCGGCGGCACGCCTCACGAATAATGAAGCCTACAACCTGATTTTTGCGCCCGGGTTCTCGACCAAAACAGAAGTCTCTGATATCTCTGGCCGGGGTGTGGGGATGGATGTGGTTAAAACTGGCATCACCAAGCTCAACGGTTCTATTAATATCGACTCTGAGTTAGGTCGAGGGACAGTCCTGGAAATCAAGGTGCCATTGACGCTGGCAATATTGCCAACCTTGATGGTAGGCGTTGGTGAAAATCCGTTTGCCTTCCCGCTGTCGAATGTCAGTGAAATTATCAGCTTGGACATGTCCAAAACCAACACGGTGGATGGGCAGCTTACCTTGATTGTTCGAGACAAAGCCATCCCGATTTTCTTCTTGCAAGATTGGCTGTGCAGAAGCGCAACCGATATCGATAAAACCAAAGGCCACGTGGTGATCGTGCAAATCGCGCATCAACGCATTGCGTTTGTAGTAGACACCTTGTTTGGTCAAGAGGAAGTGGTCATCAAGCCGCTTGACGAACTACTTCAAGGAACACCCGGAATGGCAGGGGCCACCATCACCAGTGATGGCCATATTGCATTAATTCTGGATGTGCCCAACCTGTTGAAACACTACGCAGGTTAA
- a CDS encoding protein phosphatase CheZ, with amino-acid sequence MINLDQAKQLVAYLENGEQDNANTLLTEIAKEARDPLFNEVGKLTRQLHDSITDFRLDPRVSDLANVDIPDARDRLTYVMQKTELAANKTMDSVERTMPIASELQDNLQAVRPNWNSLMRGEIALDEFKSLCHNIDELLTQVEGGATELHAHLTEILMAQDFQDLTGQVIRRVIELVQEVEQQLVEILTAFGMESAAIDAASAKKVDDTTDKSAPEGPVIHPEERDDVVHSQDDVDDLLSSLGF; translated from the coding sequence ATGATCAATCTGGACCAAGCGAAACAATTGGTCGCGTATCTTGAAAACGGAGAGCAAGATAACGCTAATACGCTTCTTACCGAGATAGCGAAAGAAGCGCGTGACCCACTGTTTAATGAAGTGGGAAAGCTCACCCGCCAATTACATGACTCGATTACTGACTTTCGTTTGGATCCTAGAGTGAGTGATTTGGCCAACGTGGATATCCCTGACGCTCGCGACAGGCTCACGTATGTCATGCAGAAAACCGAATTGGCCGCCAACAAAACCATGGATTCGGTTGAACGAACCATGCCAATCGCGAGCGAGCTACAAGACAACTTGCAAGCCGTTCGTCCCAACTGGAACAGCCTGATGCGCGGTGAGATTGCCTTGGATGAGTTCAAGTCATTGTGCCACAACATTGACGAACTCTTGACCCAAGTAGAAGGGGGCGCGACGGAATTGCACGCGCACCTGACTGAAATCCTCATGGCACAAGACTTTCAAGACTTAACCGGCCAAGTGATTCGGCGCGTGATTGAATTGGTGCAAGAAGTTGAGCAACAGCTGGTTGAAATACTGACGGCCTTTGGCATGGAGAGCGCTGCGATTGACGCAGCATCGGCGAAAAAAGTAGATGATACCACCGATAAGTCAGCCCCTGAGGGTCCTGTGATTCACCCTGAAGAGCGCGATGACGTGGTTCACAGCCAAGATGATGTTGACGATTTATTATCGAGTTTGGGTTTTTAG
- a CDS encoding MinD/ParA family protein has translation MIETSMQDQASGLRRLTNPSRTKVITVTGGKGGVGKTNVTLGMAASMARQGKKVMVLDADLGLANVDVLLGLRAGKNLSHVLQGVCDLKDIILEGPHGMKIVPASSGLQGMTELTPAQHAGLIRAFGTLEEEVDVLLVDTAAGISDMVLSFSRAAQDVVIVVCDEPTSITDAYALIKVLSREHGVTRFKVVANMVRSYREGRDLFTKLTRVTERFLNANLELVACVPVDERVRQAVRKQKVVIDAFPRSPASLAMSALANKALTWPVPRNPGGHLEFFVERLLIKNDDAGELIRE, from the coding sequence ATGATTGAGACAAGCATGCAAGATCAAGCAAGCGGCCTGCGCCGTTTAACCAATCCGTCACGCACCAAGGTTATTACCGTAACCGGGGGAAAAGGTGGCGTAGGGAAAACCAATGTCACACTGGGAATGGCCGCGTCTATGGCCCGCCAAGGTAAAAAGGTCATGGTGCTAGATGCCGACCTTGGTCTCGCCAATGTGGATGTGTTACTTGGCCTAAGAGCGGGTAAGAATCTGTCTCATGTGCTTCAAGGCGTCTGTGATCTGAAAGATATTATTCTCGAAGGTCCGCACGGTATGAAAATCGTACCTGCATCGTCTGGTCTTCAAGGTATGACAGAGCTAACACCGGCGCAACATGCTGGTTTAATTCGCGCTTTTGGTACACTCGAAGAAGAGGTTGATGTACTCTTAGTGGATACTGCCGCGGGGATTTCAGACATGGTACTGAGCTTTTCGCGCGCCGCACAAGATGTCGTCATTGTGGTCTGTGATGAACCTACATCAATTACTGATGCGTATGCATTGATTAAAGTACTCAGCCGTGAGCATGGTGTGACACGCTTTAAAGTTGTTGCAAATATGGTCAGAAGCTACCGTGAAGGACGAGACTTGTTCACAAAATTAACGCGAGTCACTGAAAGGTTTCTCAATGCTAATCTAGAATTAGTAGCATGTGTTCCCGTTGACGAAAGGGTGAGGCAAGCAGTGAGAAAACAAAAAGTTGTCATTGACGCATTTCCTCGCTCGCCCGCATCATTGGCGATGAGTGCGTTGGCGAACAAAGCGCTGACCTGGCCGGTGCCGCGAAATCCGGGAGGCCATCTGGAGTTTTTTGTTGAGCGGTTGCTGATCAAAAATGATGACGCAGGAGAGTTAATTCGTGAATAG
- the cheY gene encoding chemotaxis response regulator CheY, with protein MKILVVDDFSTMRRIVKNLLRDLGFNNTVEADDGLTALPILKKGGIDFVVTDWNMPGMQGIDLLKEIRKDGDLKHLPVLMITAEAKREQIVEAAQAGVNGYIVKPFTAATLKEKLDKIFERM; from the coding sequence ATGAAAATTCTCGTTGTTGATGATTTTTCAACAATGCGCCGTATCGTAAAGAATCTTCTTCGTGACTTAGGTTTCAACAATACCGTTGAAGCGGATGACGGCTTAACCGCGCTGCCAATCCTCAAAAAAGGCGGTATTGATTTTGTCGTGACCGATTGGAATATGCCTGGTATGCAGGGGATCGATTTGCTTAAAGAAATCCGTAAAGACGGCGATCTTAAGCACCTGCCTGTATTGATGATCACCGCTGAGGCGAAGCGCGAGCAGATTGTAGAAGCCGCGCAAGCAGGGGTGAATGGTTACATTGTTAAACCTTTTACTGCCGCTACGTTGAAAGAGAAGCTCGACAAAATTTTCGAGCGTATGTAA